The genomic DNA GAGCCGGTCACTGGCTCTGATCGGCAGCGGCGTACAGGCAAAAGCGCATCTGTACGCATTGCGTGAGATTTTCCCGATCGAAGATGTGCGGGTCTGGAGCCAGACAGCTTCTAACGCTGAACGATTTGCCGAAACCCACGGCGCGCGCGCGATGTCGGCTGCTGATGCAGTAGATGGAGCCGACATTGTCGTATGTGCGACAAGCGCCCGCACTCCGGTTTTGCAAGGCGCATGGCTTAAACCCGGTGCCCATGTCAACTCGGTAGGATCACCCCGTCCGGACTGGCGTGAGCTGGATGATGCGGTGATGGCGGAAACCGTAATCGTGGATTCATACGAAGCAGCGCAGAAAGAGGCGGGTGACGTGATACTTTCAGGGGCGTCCATCTTTGCCGAAGCCGGAGAGGTCTTAGGCGGCCGCAAGCAGGTTGACCGCGCAGCAACCACAATTTTCAAATCCGTAGGTATCGCGTGCGAAGACTTAGCCGCAGCACGCCTTGTTTTCAACCTGCACAAGCGGGCAGTCCGATGAAACACCAAAACCAACAGTCAATCAAAAACCAATCAGGAGAGACTAAGTGATGAAGACTTACATGAAGAATGTTGGCGCTGCCGTTGCGTTTTGCATTGCTGCATCGGGGTCGGGA from Pararhizobium sp. IMCC3301 includes the following:
- a CDS encoding ornithine cyclodeaminase family protein; this translates as MASSVPVLSEQDVASILTYAQLIPLMRETLIAFSAGSILQPVRQMLVVEEQERYLGIMPAVTPDAMGAKLVCFYPKNAQFDRHTHLASIALFDPEFGTPLAFLDGRLITEMRTAATSAAVTQVLAAPQSRSLALIGSGVQAKAHLYALREIFPIEDVRVWSQTASNAERFAETHGARAMSAADAVDGADIVVCATSARTPVLQGAWLKPGAHVNSVGSPRPDWRELDDAVMAETVIVDSYEAAQKEAGDVILSGASIFAEAGEVLGGRKQVDRAATTIFKSVGIACEDLAAARLVFNLHKRAVR